One Salinimonas marina DNA segment encodes these proteins:
- the lgt gene encoding prolipoprotein diacylglyceryl transferase, giving the protein MVESSFLVFPNIDPIIVSLGPLKVRWYGLMYLVGFVAAYLLAHKRLEQTSWTKEQLGDLLFWSFVGVIVGGRIGYVLFYQFDLFLADPTYLVKIWTGGMSFHGGLLGVLAALFWRARKMNSSFLQVGDFIAPLVPIGLGAGRIGNFLNAELWGRPTDVPWAIVFPNAGNVPRHPSQLYEFALEGVLLFIILWLYSAKPRPIGAVSGLFLLGYGVFRFIVEFFRQPDAHLGLYNIGLSQGQLLCLPMILLGTWLIVRAYRKDSQAATSAAKKS; this is encoded by the coding sequence ATGGTGGAAAGTAGTTTTCTGGTGTTTCCAAATATCGACCCGATTATTGTAAGTCTGGGTCCGCTAAAAGTACGCTGGTACGGTTTGATGTATCTGGTGGGGTTTGTCGCGGCTTACCTGCTGGCGCACAAACGGCTTGAGCAAACTTCCTGGACCAAGGAACAGCTTGGCGATCTGCTGTTCTGGAGCTTTGTGGGGGTTATTGTAGGCGGCCGTATTGGCTATGTATTGTTTTATCAGTTCGATCTGTTTTTGGCCGATCCCACCTACCTGGTTAAAATCTGGACTGGCGGCATGTCGTTTCATGGTGGCTTGTTAGGGGTGCTGGCGGCGCTGTTTTGGCGTGCCCGCAAAATGAACAGCAGCTTTTTGCAGGTGGGCGATTTTATTGCGCCGCTGGTGCCTATTGGTTTGGGTGCCGGTCGCATTGGTAACTTTTTAAATGCCGAACTGTGGGGCCGGCCCACCGACGTACCCTGGGCGATTGTGTTTCCTAATGCTGGGAATGTGCCCCGTCACCCTTCACAACTTTATGAATTTGCACTTGAAGGGGTACTGCTGTTTATCATACTCTGGCTTTACTCAGCTAAGCCCCGACCCATTGGCGCGGTGAGTGGATTGTTTTTGCTCGGGTATGGCGTATTTCGTTTTATTGTAGAATTCTTCCGTCAGCCCGATGCCCATCTTGGCCTGTATAATATTGGCTTAAGCCAGGGTCAGTTACTGTGCTTACCAATGATATTGTTGGGGACCTGGCTGATTGTTCGTGCGTACCGAAAAGATTCACAGGCGGCCACCAGTGCCGCTAAGAAGTCATAA
- a CDS encoding sulfite exporter TauE/SafE family protein, protein MEPVYLIILSCIGIGVVVGLLAGLLGIGGGLIIVPALSYLLVHSLELNTDLVMPMAVATSLSTIIFTGSSSAFAHYRLGNLNRYLVLWCGLGIAAGAVSGAQVASNISGHTLKNIFAVLVMLIALQMVLGRSSMSSYRASKPVLTVIGAVTGFVSSLMGIGGGALLVPALVWFQVNVRKAIGCAAVSGLVIALFGTVSFVMAGLNKPDLPPGSVGYVYLPATVGIVASSIITAGIGARMGQKLDTRILKKMLAVLLVLVSIRMIVGIE, encoded by the coding sequence ATGGAGCCGGTTTATCTGATCATTCTTAGCTGCATCGGTATTGGTGTGGTAGTTGGTCTGCTGGCTGGATTACTGGGTATTGGCGGCGGCCTGATTATTGTACCGGCCTTATCGTATTTACTGGTTCATTCATTAGAGCTGAACACTGATCTGGTGATGCCCATGGCGGTGGCTACTTCCTTATCCACGATAATTTTTACCGGCAGTTCTTCGGCCTTTGCCCATTACCGTCTGGGTAATCTTAACCGTTATCTGGTGCTGTGGTGCGGTTTAGGGATTGCCGCAGGCGCCGTATCCGGGGCCCAGGTTGCCAGTAATATTTCGGGCCATACCCTCAAAAATATCTTTGCGGTGTTGGTCATGCTGATTGCCTTGCAAATGGTGCTGGGGCGCAGCAGTATGTCTTCTTATCGCGCCAGTAAACCCGTGCTGACCGTGATCGGCGCCGTCACCGGCTTTGTGAGTTCACTGATGGGTATCGGTGGCGGGGCGTTACTGGTCCCCGCGCTGGTGTGGTTTCAGGTTAATGTTCGCAAGGCCATCGGCTGCGCCGCGGTAAGCGGCCTGGTTATTGCCTTATTTGGTACGGTTAGTTTTGTTATGGCGGGGCTTAATAAACCTGACCTGCCGCCTGGCTCGGTAGGCTATGTGTATTTGCCGGCCACCGTAGGTATTGTGGCCTCGTCCATAATCACTGCCGGCATCGGTGCACGTATGGGCCAAAAACTGGATACCCGAATTTTAAAGAAAATGCTGGCCGTACTGTTGGTGCTGGTCAGTATTCGTATGATTGTAGGAATAGAGTAA
- a CDS encoding thymidylate synthase — protein sequence MKQYLQLMRHVRDHGIKKEDRTGTGTLSVFGYQMRFNLAAGFPLVTTKKCHLKSIIHELLWFLNGDTNIDYLKQNGVSIWNEWATDTGELGPVYGAQWRSWPAPDGTTIDQISEVVEQIKTNPDSRRLIVSAWNPAVLPESGLSPKQNAEQGRQALPPCHTMFQFYVLDGRLSCQLYQRSADVFLGVPFNIASYALLTMMVAQVCGLKPGEFIHTLGDAHLYTNHLEQADLQLSREPYAAPTMHINPQITDLFAFSFDDFSLQDYQAHPHIKAAVAI from the coding sequence ATGAAACAATATTTGCAGTTGATGCGCCATGTCCGTGACCATGGCATTAAAAAAGAAGATCGAACCGGCACCGGGACTCTGAGTGTGTTTGGCTATCAGATGCGCTTTAATCTGGCAGCAGGTTTTCCGCTGGTAACCACCAAGAAATGCCATTTGAAATCGATTATTCATGAATTGCTGTGGTTTTTAAACGGCGACACCAATATTGATTATCTCAAGCAAAATGGGGTGTCTATCTGGAATGAGTGGGCTACTGATACCGGCGAGTTAGGGCCTGTCTATGGGGCCCAGTGGCGCAGCTGGCCAGCCCCAGATGGCACTACCATTGACCAGATCAGCGAAGTGGTGGAACAAATCAAAACCAATCCTGACTCCCGTCGCTTGATTGTCAGCGCCTGGAATCCGGCGGTACTTCCAGAGTCCGGACTTTCACCAAAACAAAACGCAGAACAGGGCCGGCAGGCATTGCCGCCGTGTCATACCATGTTCCAGTTCTATGTGCTGGATGGCCGGCTATCCTGTCAGCTGTATCAGCGCAGTGCCGATGTGTTTCTGGGCGTGCCGTTCAATATCGCCAGCTACGCCTTGCTGACCATGATGGTGGCGCAGGTGTGTGGCTTAAAACCGGGTGAGTTTATCCATACGCTGGGCGATGCGCACTTGTATACCAATCATCTGGAGCAGGCGGATTTACAACTGTCGCGCGAGCCCTATGCCGCGCCGACTATGCACATTAACCCGCAAATAACGGACTTATTTGCCTTTAGCTTTGACGATTTCAGCCTGCAAGATTATCAGGCTCATCCCCATATCAAAGCAGCGGTAGCCATCTAG